In a single window of the Acidobacteriota bacterium genome:
- a CDS encoding Hsp20/alpha crystallin family protein: MAQKERDPLDEMLGVQKRLNNLFENALTRTEFEAHGGLEYWTPVADIFAADDTFQVFLELPGLQQDQIELRIDGEQLVVEGERRAEREADGRRFHRVERSSGRFMRRIDLPADADRDQIDAAFENGLLQVTLPRTRNPKPGPIRVKIR; encoded by the coding sequence ATGGCTCAAAAGGAACGCGACCCGCTGGACGAAATGCTCGGCGTGCAAAAGCGGCTCAACAACCTCTTCGAGAATGCCCTGACCAGGACCGAGTTCGAGGCCCACGGCGGCCTCGAGTACTGGACGCCTGTGGCCGACATCTTCGCCGCCGACGACACGTTCCAGGTCTTCCTGGAGCTTCCCGGCCTACAGCAGGACCAGATCGAACTCCGCATCGATGGCGAGCAGCTGGTCGTCGAGGGAGAGCGTCGGGCCGAGCGAGAGGCCGACGGCCGACGTTTCCATCGGGTCGAGCGCTCATCCGGACGATTCATGCGACGGATCGACCTTCCCGCCGACGCCGATCGCGACCAGATCGACGCCGCTTTCGAGAACGGCCTGCTCCAGGTCACGCTTCCGCGCACACGCAACCCAAAACCGGGCCCCATCCGGGTGAAAATCCGCTAG
- a CDS encoding DUF4388 domain-containing protein encodes MALQGTIGDFGLADIFQLIGIQRKTGVLELDNGEDGVAVKFLDGHVVGADLRACGVETLLGNVLVRTGRITEKQLQESLAVQKKTLQRLGYVLVRRELIDEDDLVEALRVQSLQIVYRLFRWRVGSYSFKTADDIDYDSKHFAPISAETILMEGARMIDEWPIIERRIKNDQMILRPTEAAKDLDLGMTAMVEEDFDIDLAFDPDGAAAAAKKPVDALQLSGEEQEVLLLVDGVRTVGEVNDRSTLGEFDTFRILSDLMTRSLVEVVEKPTAANIPKKPAGLLQKLFVVVSLTVVFGAALIGLVSLSSNPLAPWRLTGSDTASRELRAYASQARVDRLDEALQVFYLDAGTFPESLELLAVGGYLPEYALSDPWGRLYGYRLSDGGFQIFGMDADGEPSPTLTFSRSFTPTQRMMMGVGQDDE; translated from the coding sequence ATGGCCCTGCAAGGCACGATCGGAGACTTCGGTCTAGCGGACATCTTCCAGCTTATCGGCATCCAGAGGAAGACCGGCGTCCTCGAATTGGACAACGGGGAGGATGGCGTCGCCGTCAAGTTCCTCGATGGTCACGTCGTTGGCGCCGATCTCCGAGCCTGCGGCGTCGAGACGCTACTGGGTAACGTGCTCGTGCGGACCGGCCGCATCACCGAGAAACAGCTTCAGGAATCGTTGGCGGTTCAGAAGAAGACACTCCAACGGCTTGGCTACGTCCTGGTCCGACGGGAGCTGATCGACGAAGACGACCTCGTCGAGGCGTTGCGCGTGCAGTCGCTCCAGATCGTCTATCGACTCTTCCGCTGGCGCGTCGGCAGCTATTCGTTCAAGACCGCCGACGACATCGACTACGACAGCAAACACTTCGCACCGATTAGCGCCGAGACCATCCTGATGGAAGGCGCGCGAATGATCGACGAGTGGCCGATCATCGAGCGTCGAATCAAAAACGACCAGATGATCCTGCGTCCTACCGAGGCGGCTAAAGATCTCGACCTCGGGATGACGGCGATGGTCGAGGAAGACTTCGACATCGATCTGGCCTTCGATCCCGATGGAGCGGCGGCCGCCGCGAAGAAGCCCGTCGACGCCCTGCAGCTCTCCGGCGAGGAGCAAGAAGTTCTGCTGCTGGTCGATGGAGTTCGCACCGTCGGGGAGGTCAACGACCGTTCGACGCTGGGAGAGTTCGACACCTTCAGGATCCTCTCGGACCTGATGACTCGCAGCCTGGTCGAAGTCGTCGAGAAGCCGACGGCGGCCAACATCCCGAAGAAGCCGGCCGGGCTCCTGCAGAAACTGTTTGTCGTCGTCTCCCTCACGGTGGTCTTCGGAGCCGCGTTGATCGGGCTCGTGAGCCTGTCCTCCAACCCCCTGGCTCCCTGGCGGCTGACGGGGAGCGACACCGCCTCCCGCGAACTCCGCGCCTATGCCTCTCAGGCACGGGTCGATCGTCTTGACGAGGCCCTGCAGGTCTTCTATCTCGATGCGGGCACCTTCCCCGAGAGTCTCGAACTCCTGGCCGTCGGTGGCTACCTCCCGGAGTACGCCCTCTCGGACCCCTGGGGACGCCTCTACGGCTACCGGCTGTCCGACGGCGGATTCCAGATCTTCGGGATGGACGCCGACGGCGAGCCCAGCCCGACGCTGACGTTCTCTCGGAGCTTCACCCCCACCCAGCGGATGATGATGGGTGTCGGGCAGGACGACGAATAA
- a CDS encoding RNA polymerase sigma factor RpoD/SigA, producing the protein MEEKREEPRVASSESLKKYLKEISRLTRITPQEEKDLGRKIAKGDAKALRRLVEANLRFVVSYAKRYRGCGLSFLDLINEGNIGLIEAAKRFDPDKGVKFITYAVWWVRQAIIHALSDQSGAFRLPQKQANLLYRIGKAQSQMRIELKRIPSTEEIAERMEVPVKDVTNLLLVADENISLSAVIDEEHDFHLSDKIEQETMPSADFVLLRNSLKTLLRNALTELDPKEERVVRQRFGLDGSDPKTLKEIGEMLNLSRERIRQIEAQALEKLHRSHKCQQLRGYLN; encoded by the coding sequence ATGGAAGAGAAACGCGAAGAACCGCGGGTTGCGAGTTCCGAGTCCCTGAAGAAGTACCTCAAGGAGATTTCGCGGCTTACGCGGATCACTCCCCAGGAGGAAAAGGATCTCGGCCGCAAGATCGCCAAGGGCGACGCCAAGGCCCTGCGTCGGTTGGTCGAGGCCAATCTGCGGTTTGTGGTGTCGTACGCAAAACGTTATCGAGGTTGCGGCCTCTCCTTCCTGGATCTGATCAATGAAGGCAATATCGGCCTGATCGAGGCGGCCAAGCGTTTCGATCCGGACAAGGGTGTGAAGTTCATCACCTACGCCGTCTGGTGGGTCCGGCAGGCGATCATCCACGCCCTCTCCGATCAGAGCGGCGCCTTCCGTCTCCCGCAGAAACAGGCCAACCTGCTCTACCGGATCGGCAAGGCGCAGTCGCAGATGCGGATCGAGTTGAAGCGCATCCCATCGACCGAAGAGATCGCCGAGCGGATGGAAGTTCCGGTCAAGGATGTCACCAACCTGCTGCTGGTCGCGGACGAGAATATCTCGCTCTCGGCGGTGATCGACGAGGAACACGATTTCCATCTCTCCGACAAGATCGAGCAAGAGACGATGCCCTCGGCAGACTTCGTCCTTCTCCGCAATTCACTGAAGACACTCCTGCGTAATGCCCTGACCGAATTGGACCCCAAAGAGGAACGGGTGGTCCGCCAACGATTCGGGCTGGACGGCTCGGATCCCAAGACGCTCAAGGAGATCGGCGAGATGTTGAATCTCTCCCGAGAGCGGATCCGGCAGATCGAGGCGCAGGCCCTCGAGAAATTGCATCGATCGCACAAGTGTCAGCAGCTACGTGGTTACCTGAACTAG
- the dnaK gene encoding molecular chaperone DnaK — MGKIIGIDLGTTNSVVAVMEAGKATVITNPEGNRITPSVVAINDKGERLVGQVAKRQAITNPENTIYSTKRFIGRKFAEVQDEIKMVPYHVEAADNGDVVVKIQDKNYPPSEIAGMVLRKLKEAAEAHLGEEVTQAVITVPAYFNDAQRQATKDAGRIAGLQVERIVNEPTAAALAYGLDKKTDETIVVFDFGGGTFDVSVLEVGEGVVEVKATHGDTHLGGDDIDQRLIEWIVGEFKSEQGIDLSQDKMALQRLKEAAEKAKCELSSVTETEINLPFITADASGPKHLQLKLNRARFEQLVDDLLKRTLKPCEKALSDAGIEPGEIDEVVLVGGSTRIPMIQEMVTEFFKREPHKGVNPDEVVAFGAAIQAGVLGGDVKDILLLDVTPLTLGIETLGGVCHKLIARNTTIPTRKSEVFSTAADGQTSVEVHVLQGEREMANSNKTLGKFHLTDIPPAPRGIPQIEVAFDLDANGIVNVSAKDLGTGKEQKITITASSGLDKDSIEQMVQDAESHAEEDKTAREVADARNKADQLVYSVEKSLGEAGDQLDEAERTEVDTALTAAKAALEKGDADEILQTSEALEKASHRLAEQMYKSQAAAAGAAGPEASGDAGATTDGSNDDDVIDAEVVDTESSKN; from the coding sequence ATGGGAAAAATCATCGGAATCGACCTTGGCACCACCAACTCGGTGGTCGCCGTCATGGAGGCCGGGAAGGCCACCGTCATCACGAACCCCGAGGGGAACCGGATCACCCCATCGGTGGTCGCCATCAACGACAAGGGTGAGCGACTGGTCGGGCAGGTCGCCAAACGGCAGGCGATCACCAACCCCGAGAACACGATCTACTCCACGAAGCGATTCATCGGTCGCAAGTTTGCGGAGGTGCAAGACGAGATCAAGATGGTCCCGTATCACGTGGAGGCCGCCGACAACGGCGACGTCGTCGTGAAGATCCAGGACAAGAACTATCCGCCCTCGGAGATCGCGGGGATGGTGCTTCGCAAGCTCAAAGAGGCCGCCGAGGCCCATCTCGGTGAAGAAGTCACGCAGGCCGTCATCACGGTACCGGCGTACTTCAACGACGCGCAGCGTCAGGCCACCAAGGACGCGGGGCGAATCGCCGGGTTGCAGGTCGAGCGGATCGTCAACGAGCCGACGGCTGCAGCGCTGGCCTACGGGCTGGACAAGAAGACGGACGAGACGATCGTCGTCTTCGACTTCGGTGGAGGTACGTTCGACGTATCGGTCCTCGAGGTCGGTGAGGGCGTCGTCGAGGTCAAGGCGACTCACGGCGACACCCACCTGGGTGGCGACGACATCGATCAGCGCCTGATCGAGTGGATCGTCGGTGAGTTCAAGAGTGAGCAGGGGATCGACCTCTCGCAAGACAAGATGGCACTTCAGCGCCTCAAAGAGGCCGCCGAGAAGGCGAAGTGCGAGCTCTCGTCCGTGACCGAGACCGAGATCAATCTGCCCTTCATAACGGCAGACGCGTCCGGCCCCAAGCATCTCCAGCTGAAGCTGAATCGCGCTCGTTTCGAGCAGCTCGTCGACGACCTGTTGAAGCGAACCCTGAAGCCCTGCGAAAAAGCCCTGTCCGACGCCGGAATCGAACCCGGCGAAATCGACGAGGTCGTGCTGGTCGGTGGCTCCACCCGAATCCCGATGATCCAGGAGATGGTGACGGAGTTCTTCAAGCGTGAGCCCCACAAGGGCGTCAACCCCGACGAGGTCGTCGCCTTCGGCGCGGCGATCCAGGCCGGAGTCCTGGGTGGCGACGTCAAGGACATCCTGCTCCTGGACGTCACCCCGTTGACCCTGGGCATCGAGACGCTGGGCGGGGTCTGTCACAAGCTGATCGCCAGAAACACGACCATCCCGACCCGGAAGAGCGAGGTCTTCTCAACGGCCGCCGACGGGCAGACCAGCGTTGAGGTTCATGTGCTTCAGGGCGAACGCGAGATGGCGAACTCCAACAAGACTCTCGGTAAGTTCCATCTGACGGATATTCCGCCGGCACCCCGTGGGATTCCCCAGATCGAGGTCGCCTTCGACCTGGACGCCAACGGGATCGTCAACGTCTCGGCCAAGGATCTCGGCACCGGCAAGGAGCAGAAGATCACGATCACGGCATCCTCGGGTCTCGACAAGGACTCGATCGAGCAGATGGTTCAGGATGCCGAGAGTCACGCCGAGGAGGACAAGACGGCACGCGAGGTCGCCGATGCCCGCAACAAGGCGGACCAGCTGGTCTACTCCGTCGAGAAGAGCCTCGGTGAGGCCGGGGATCAACTGGACGAGGCCGAGCGGACGGAAGTCGACACCGCCCTCACGGCCGCCAAGGCCGCGCTCGAGAAGGGGGATGCCGACGAGATCCTTCAGACATCCGAGGCTCTCGAGAAGGCGTCCCATCGTCTTGCCGAGCAGATGTACAAGAGCCAGGCAGCGGCCGCCGGTGCCGCAGGCCCCGAGGCCTCCGGTGACGCCGGGGCGACGACCGACGGATCCAACGACGATGACGTCATCGATGCGGAGGTCGTGGACACCGAATCGTCGAAGAACTGA
- a CDS encoding DUF1844 domain-containing protein yields MADRERTRGSENQEAGSEIKVTDRRLFTPDGKLREALEESEEESSSKPSGEDSSEPVEASETDTPGFEHRSLDEPEGVDFTMLINAMAQPALIFLGEIPYPGSGKPEVNLEQAALQIDLLDLLRIRCRGNLSPQEEGLLERMLYQLRMLFVARKGTPSPDSEP; encoded by the coding sequence ATGGCAGATCGTGAACGGACCCGCGGTAGCGAAAACCAGGAAGCCGGTTCCGAGATCAAGGTCACGGATCGTAGGCTCTTCACCCCGGACGGGAAGCTCCGGGAGGCGTTGGAGGAGAGCGAGGAAGAATCTTCGTCCAAACCCTCAGGGGAGGATTCCAGCGAACCGGTTGAGGCGTCCGAGACCGACACACCCGGATTCGAACATCGATCGCTGGACGAACCGGAAGGCGTGGACTTTACGATGTTGATCAATGCCATGGCACAACCGGCACTGATCTTCCTCGGAGAGATCCCGTATCCCGGGTCGGGCAAACCGGAAGTGAATCTCGAGCAGGCCGCTCTTCAGATCGATCTGCTCGATCTACTTCGCATCCGGTGCCGCGGCAATCTCAGTCCCCAGGAAGAAGGGCTCTTGGAGCGAATGCTGTACCAGCTGCGGATGCTCTTCGTGGCGCGCAAGGGTACCCCGAGTCCCGACTCGGAGCCCTGA
- the mazG gene encoding nucleoside triphosphate pyrophosphohydrolase, with protein sequence MAPPEKFENLVEIMDRLRSDDGCPWDREQTFATLRGYLIEECYEVVEALDRDDCDALREELGDLLFQIVFLARIGKERQAFTAADVVRGISEKMIRRHPHVFADAKAETSTDVLRAWEEIKSREKGPTKEGAAFRSVLDGLPAPLPALPKAQRLGDRAARVGFDWPDAAAVMRQVQSEIAELNQAMESGSSDDVREELGDVLFSTAMLARHLDADAEASLEAANRKFRRRFRWVEQRVRESERTIDGLDMASLEALWQDAKKAEG encoded by the coding sequence ATGGCTCCACCGGAAAAGTTTGAAAATCTGGTGGAAATCATGGATCGCCTCCGCTCGGACGACGGCTGTCCCTGGGACCGCGAACAGACCTTCGCGACCCTCCGTGGCTACCTGATCGAGGAATGCTACGAGGTGGTCGAGGCCCTGGACCGGGACGACTGTGATGCGCTCCGGGAGGAACTGGGCGATCTGCTCTTTCAGATCGTCTTTCTGGCGCGGATCGGAAAGGAACGCCAGGCGTTCACGGCCGCCGACGTCGTCCGCGGAATCTCAGAGAAGATGATCCGACGTCATCCCCACGTTTTTGCCGATGCCAAGGCCGAGACGTCCACCGACGTCCTACGGGCCTGGGAGGAGATCAAGTCCAGAGAGAAGGGTCCCACGAAGGAGGGAGCGGCGTTCCGATCGGTCCTCGATGGTTTGCCGGCTCCCCTGCCGGCCCTCCCCAAGGCTCAGCGGCTTGGCGATCGAGCGGCCCGCGTGGGGTTCGATTGGCCCGACGCGGCGGCTGTCATGCGTCAGGTGCAATCCGAGATCGCGGAACTGAATCAGGCGATGGAGTCCGGATCAAGTGACGATGTTCGTGAGGAGCTGGGGGATGTGCTGTTCTCGACCGCGATGCTGGCCCGTCACCTCGATGCCGATGCCGAAGCCTCTCTCGAGGCGGCCAACCGGAAGTTTCGCCGTCGTTTCCGTTGGGTCGAGCAACGGGTCAGAGAGTCCGAGCGCACGATCGATGGGTTGGACATGGCGTCCCTCGAGGCCCTGTGGCAAGACGCGAAGAAGGCCGAAGGCTAG
- a CDS encoding ATP-binding protein yields MINSVRCECEKERLADKLLRRAKIPKRYAHCRFDSFEPSNETLAPALHLCQGWVDGFLSQKQGMLLMGPPGTGKTHLAVSMAREVVERYKQTVLFYEQRALFKALQATFDDGGVKEAEVLRPVLDCDLLVLDDLGAGRTTHWGKDVLHDIIAQRYNDERLVIITTNLTWAKEHSVPSSDRRDLPTSLQDRLGDPLLSRLSEMCEILKLKGRDYRAHEKKYPNRADGKHDV; encoded by the coding sequence GTGATCAACTCGGTGCGCTGCGAGTGTGAGAAGGAGCGTCTCGCCGATAAGCTCCTGCGGCGCGCAAAAATCCCGAAGCGCTACGCGCATTGCAGGTTTGATTCGTTCGAGCCTTCCAACGAAACGCTCGCGCCTGCGCTCCATCTTTGCCAAGGTTGGGTCGATGGATTCCTCTCGCAGAAGCAGGGAATGCTGTTGATGGGGCCTCCCGGAACTGGCAAGACGCATCTAGCCGTGTCCATGGCGCGTGAGGTTGTTGAGCGCTACAAGCAAACGGTTCTTTTTTATGAACAGCGTGCACTCTTCAAAGCACTCCAGGCGACATTTGACGATGGCGGGGTTAAGGAGGCAGAGGTCTTGCGTCCGGTTTTGGATTGCGACCTGTTAGTCCTTGACGATCTGGGTGCCGGCCGGACCACCCATTGGGGCAAAGACGTACTGCACGACATAATCGCGCAGCGTTACAACGACGAACGCCTGGTAATAATCACGACAAACCTCACATGGGCGAAGGAACATTCGGTTCCCAGTTCGGACCGAAGAGACCTTCCGACATCGCTACAAGATCGGCTCGGCGATCCGCTTCTTTCGCGACTCAGCGAGATGTGTGAGATCCTTAAATTGAAAGGGCGCGATTATCGTGCTCACGAGAAGAAGTATCCAAACCGTGCGGACGGAAAACACGATGTCTGA
- a CDS encoding tetratricopeptide repeat protein gives MSLLVCLMSTAGLSFAQEVETGVIRLGGKPNPSIDIPTPRVESAKRSFDFQSFETRLDSLWFQRKALSADGRFEDAAAMGVQIGSFSDEEGVHQLSKLSGALLRETERWIQEGNFDQAMATLELAESFDAGHPQIHRARAAVHWNRGDHLAAIGDWFRAQRAAVVRSVGDLSLLNRMAFLLLIAVLVSGVVFGLTMVFRYQIPFRHEVEEWVVQRMPAHWSRPLGWAVLLAPLVLWFAAGWMILYWIAACYRFMKRGERIAAVVLVLLLALSVPAYRVIVGLYGMSSDPVVQHTVGAADGAYSPERILEIEALAESYPEDPVYQFLLAGLYKNGRYFEEAFASYRRALELDPTLEQAYVNVGNIFYTTGQFSEAIAQYNHAIEVQPKMALAYFNRHLAQSEAFDFDDSRESLAKARAIDSKQVAAIMQIASGDTGERSTVLDADLETGSVWRAALEGRKPRAWAGEEPPRGSWLTRQFLNPITIVSILLLGLFAALTFFSDPESVARRCIRCGGPFCLYCKSGREGHEYCSQCHHLFVLGDGLAPEAKSLKLYEVERHERWTRSARKALSWFLPGMGALLRGHTLLGFALVVAWFVFFFAWQPVALQPLGALLNLDLRFDLLGTASLPAVFTVQPLALVGIVGLVSIWLGANVRRRRRGVA, from the coding sequence TTGTCACTCCTGGTCTGCTTGATGTCCACCGCCGGGCTCTCTTTCGCTCAGGAAGTTGAGACCGGTGTCATCCGCCTCGGTGGCAAGCCCAACCCATCCATCGATATTCCGACTCCCCGTGTCGAGTCGGCCAAGCGTTCGTTCGATTTTCAATCCTTCGAGACCCGCCTGGATTCTCTGTGGTTCCAGAGGAAGGCGCTCTCCGCCGACGGGCGCTTCGAAGACGCCGCCGCGATGGGCGTCCAGATCGGTAGCTTCTCCGACGAGGAGGGAGTCCATCAACTCTCCAAGCTCTCCGGCGCGTTGCTGCGCGAGACCGAACGCTGGATCCAGGAGGGGAACTTCGATCAGGCGATGGCGACCCTGGAGCTGGCGGAGAGTTTTGACGCCGGGCACCCTCAGATCCATCGAGCACGGGCTGCAGTCCACTGGAACCGCGGGGACCATCTCGCCGCGATCGGCGATTGGTTCCGTGCGCAACGCGCGGCCGTGGTTCGATCGGTGGGGGATCTGAGTCTGCTCAATCGGATGGCGTTCCTGCTCTTGATCGCAGTCCTCGTCAGTGGCGTGGTCTTCGGCCTGACGATGGTGTTCCGTTACCAGATTCCCTTCAGGCACGAGGTCGAGGAGTGGGTGGTTCAGCGGATGCCCGCGCATTGGTCGCGGCCGCTCGGCTGGGCGGTCCTGCTGGCACCTCTGGTGCTGTGGTTCGCCGCCGGCTGGATGATCCTGTACTGGATCGCCGCCTGCTATCGATTCATGAAGCGGGGCGAACGCATCGCCGCCGTCGTTCTTGTTCTATTGCTGGCGTTGAGCGTACCGGCCTATCGGGTCATCGTCGGCCTGTACGGCATGAGCTCGGATCCGGTCGTCCAGCACACCGTGGGTGCCGCGGACGGCGCCTATTCGCCGGAACGCATCCTCGAGATCGAGGCTCTGGCCGAGTCCTATCCCGAGGACCCGGTCTATCAGTTCCTCCTGGCGGGGTTGTACAAGAACGGTCGCTACTTCGAGGAGGCGTTCGCTTCCTATCGTCGCGCGCTGGAGTTGGACCCGACCCTCGAGCAGGCCTACGTCAACGTGGGCAACATCTTCTACACCACGGGTCAGTTCTCGGAGGCCATCGCCCAGTACAACCATGCCATCGAGGTGCAGCCGAAGATGGCGTTGGCATACTTCAATCGTCACCTGGCTCAATCCGAGGCCTTCGACTTTGACGATTCAAGAGAATCGCTGGCCAAGGCTCGCGCCATCGACTCGAAGCAAGTGGCGGCGATCATGCAGATCGCCTCCGGCGACACGGGCGAACGATCGACCGTTCTGGACGCGGACCTGGAGACGGGATCGGTCTGGCGTGCCGCACTTGAAGGGCGCAAGCCCCGCGCCTGGGCCGGCGAGGAACCGCCCAGGGGCTCGTGGCTGACCCGACAGTTCTTGAATCCGATCACCATCGTCTCGATCCTGCTCCTCGGCCTCTTCGCGGCGCTCACGTTCTTCAGTGACCCGGAGTCGGTCGCACGCCGCTGCATCCGATGCGGTGGACCCTTCTGCCTGTACTGCAAGAGTGGTCGCGAGGGTCACGAGTATTGCAGCCAGTGTCATCATCTGTTCGTTCTTGGCGATGGGTTGGCACCCGAAGCGAAGTCCCTCAAGCTCTACGAAGTCGAACGCCATGAGCGTTGGACCCGTAGCGCACGGAAGGCGCTCTCCTGGTTCCTGCCGGGAATGGGAGCCTTACTCCGCGGTCACACGTTGCTGGGCTTCGCGCTGGTAGTCGCGTGGTTCGTCTTCTTCTTTGCCTGGCAACCGGTCGCCCTTCAGCCACTCGGTGCACTTCTGAACCTGGATCTTCGGTTCGATCTTCTTGGCACCGCGTCGTTGCCCGCCGTCTTCACGGTTCAGCCTCTGGCGCTCGTCGGGATCGTCGGGCTGGTCTCGATCTGGCTGGGTGCCAATGTGCGTCGCCGACGACGGGGGGTCGCATAG
- the xerD gene encoding site-specific tyrosine recombinase XerD → MARKESLVERYLDHLVVEKGLAPNTLAAYRSDLNRLIDSMGKKRPLEDASKEDLHAAMRAMRLDGRSPRSVARWVVAVRRFFAYLCAEKVIDDDPARHLEAPKTWRTLPKVLSCEQVVGLLAAPDRRTPRGLRDSAMLEVLYATGLRVSELLTLRLGDLHLDAGYLRCWGKGSKERVVPMGGQADGAIQRYLAEGRPALLNDKRTDCLFVNRLGASLSRQGFWKIIKGYGRLAEIDIPLSPHVMRHSFATHLLENGADLRSVQMMLGHADISTTQIYTHVNRERLKRLYKDFHPRA, encoded by the coding sequence GTGGCGCGTAAGGAGTCCCTCGTCGAGCGATACCTGGACCACCTCGTCGTGGAAAAGGGTCTGGCGCCGAACACGCTTGCGGCCTATCGCAGTGACCTCAATCGATTGATCGACTCCATGGGAAAGAAGCGTCCGTTGGAGGACGCATCCAAGGAAGATCTTCACGCGGCCATGCGTGCCATGCGACTCGACGGCCGCTCACCGCGCTCTGTCGCTCGTTGGGTCGTCGCCGTACGCCGGTTCTTCGCCTACCTCTGTGCAGAGAAGGTGATCGACGACGATCCGGCGAGACATCTGGAGGCGCCGAAGACCTGGCGCACGCTGCCGAAGGTCTTGAGCTGCGAACAGGTCGTGGGCCTGCTGGCGGCTCCCGATCGTCGTACCCCGCGTGGGCTCCGTGACTCGGCGATGCTGGAGGTTCTCTACGCGACAGGGCTGCGGGTCAGCGAACTGTTGACGCTGCGGCTAGGCGATCTGCATCTGGACGCCGGCTATCTGCGTTGTTGGGGGAAGGGCTCGAAGGAGCGCGTGGTCCCTATGGGTGGGCAGGCCGATGGCGCGATCCAACGCTATCTGGCAGAGGGCCGCCCCGCTTTACTCAACGACAAGCGCACCGACTGTCTCTTCGTCAATCGGCTTGGCGCGTCACTGAGTCGGCAGGGCTTCTGGAAGATCATCAAGGGTTATGGTCGTCTCGCGGAGATCGACATACCTCTCTCGCCGCATGTCATGCGTCATTCGTTCGCGACCCACCTGCTGGAAAACGGCGCCGACCTGAGATCGGTCCAGATGATGCTGGGTCACGCGGACATCTCGACCACCCAGATCTACACCCACGTCAATCGCGAGCGCCTGAAGAGACTCTACAAGGACTTTCATCCGCGTGCGTGA
- a CDS encoding acetyl-CoA carboxylase carboxyltransferase subunit alpha: protein MGENSFEEPILDLERRIESLSGVGDDDATEQQRIELQRQLASMRETIFASLSPWQKTLVARHPRRPYTLNYIEQMIEGFGEIHGDRKYADDPAIVCGFGRFRGTPVLVVGHQKGRDTKEKIRRNFGMPRPEGYRTAIRAMRLAEKFRRPIITFIDTPGAYPGIGAEERGQAEAIAFNLREMAKLTVPVIATVTGEGGSGGALALGVGNRVNMLEFAIYSVISPEGCAAILWRDPQKNREAAEAMGITAQDLLKFDIIDEIVPEVTGGAHVDPVEQARRLGDVLERQLAELTPLDGEALVRGRYDRFRRLGVIDVG, encoded by the coding sequence ATGGGCGAAAACAGCTTTGAAGAGCCGATCCTGGACCTCGAGCGACGTATCGAATCTCTCTCCGGTGTCGGCGATGACGACGCGACGGAACAGCAGCGAATCGAGCTTCAACGACAATTGGCCTCCATGCGGGAGACGATCTTCGCGTCGCTGTCTCCGTGGCAGAAGACGCTCGTGGCTCGCCACCCTCGACGCCCGTACACGCTGAACTACATCGAACAGATGATCGAAGGGTTTGGCGAGATTCACGGGGATCGTAAGTATGCGGACGATCCCGCGATCGTCTGCGGGTTCGGACGGTTTCGCGGTACACCTGTCCTCGTGGTCGGACATCAGAAGGGTCGCGACACCAAGGAGAAGATTCGGCGGAACTTCGGGATGCCGCGCCCCGAGGGTTATCGAACGGCCATTCGCGCCATGCGTCTCGCGGAGAAGTTTCGTCGCCCGATCATCACGTTCATCGATACTCCGGGCGCGTATCCCGGTATCGGTGCGGAAGAGCGCGGGCAGGCCGAGGCGATCGCTTTCAACCTTCGAGAGATGGCCAAGCTGACGGTACCGGTCATCGCCACGGTCACCGGCGAAGGGGGCAGCGGCGGCGCGCTAGCCCTCGGCGTCGGAAACCGGGTCAACATGCTGGAGTTCGCGATCTACTCGGTCATCAGCCCCGAGGGGTGTGCGGCGATCCTCTGGCGGGACCCGCAAAAGAACCGGGAGGCCGCCGAGGCGATGGGGATAACGGCCCAGGACCTTCTGAAGTTCGACATCATCGACGAGATCGTTCCCGAGGTGACCGGAGGCGCCCATGTGGATCCTGTCGAACAGGCGCGGCGTCTGGGAGACGTCCTCGAGCGACAGTTGGCGGAGCTGACGCCGTTGGATGGAGAGGCGCTGGTGCGGGGACGCTACGATCGATTCCGTCGACTCGGGGTCATCGACGTCGGCTAG